In Oryza sativa Japonica Group chromosome 11, ASM3414082v1, the following are encoded in one genomic region:
- the LOC4350097 gene encoding uncharacterized protein, whose protein sequence is MGDAGGPLPGERRLSPADPEEPSPPASSSDGTGSGGGGGENSVEEGDGEGPGSGSGTPTAKRQLFDADGSASRPTRRRRIASDDEITQAFTGETTSENTSSTNESNPFIAVLDSMWSKKRELDAIKEAGKDERHEKLLSLQKERLALERQKLEYERNLLEFKRNQRDERIMNMDLSDMTGQLREYYLRLQGEIMARRSG, encoded by the exons ATGGGCGACGCAGGCGGGCCCCTTCCCGGCGAGCGCCGCCTCAGCCCCGCCGACCCCGAggagccctcgccgccggcctcatcGTCGGATGGGactgggagcggcggcggcggcggcgaaaacTCCGTGGAGGAGGGCGACGGGGAAGGGCCCGGGTCCGGGTCCGGTACACCCACGGCGAAGCGGCAGCTCTTCGACGCTGACGGCTCCGCGTCGaggcccacccgccgccgccgcatcgcctccgACGACGAG ATTACTCAGGCTTTTACAGGTGAAACTACAAGTGAAAACACTTCCTCTACGAATGAAAGTAATCCTTTCATTGCAGTATTGGATAGTATGTGGTCTAAGAAGAGAGAGCTTGATGCTATAAAGGAGGCCGGGAAAGATGAGCGCCATGAAAAGTTATTGTCATTACAAAAAGAGAGATTGGCACTAGAAAGACAGAAGTTAGAATACGAGAGGAATTTATTGGAATTCAAGAGAAACCAGCGGGATGAGAGAATTATGAACATGGACCTTAGTGATATGACTGGGCAACTAAGAGAATACTACTTGAGGTTGCAGGGTGAGATCATGGCTCGACGATCAGGTTGA